The Streptomyces bacillaris sequence CCCCGCCCTCCGGCGCCAGCACCACGGTCGTCCCGCTCAACGCCCCGGCCCCCGCCACCTCCGCATGCCCGACCCGAATCCCCGCCACATCGGTCAGCGCATCCAGCACCGAGCCACTCCGCGCACCCACCGCCGAGGCACCCGGGGCATCCACCGCCGAGGCGCCAGGCGCATCCGGCACCGAGGTGCCCGGGGTATGCGGCGACGAGGCGCTCAGGGCGTCCGAGGGGCCCGGGGCATCCGGCGACAGCGGCTGAGGTTCCTCGGCGGTCATGGCGCGCTCCTCGGTTCGGCGCCCGCAAGCAGGCGCAGCCTCGTACCCACGCCCCGAACGTACCGCCGCCCCTGCGCCTGTCCCCACCCCAACCTCCCCACCACCCTCCTTGGGGGGCTCCCCCCCGCCCCCCTCCCCTCCCCACCCACCCCCGCACCTCCGGCACGCGCCCCCACCCCGCCCCCTGCATCTGTCCGGGCGACCCCCTCACCCCCTTATCGCCCAAAAAAGAACCAAGTGCAGCAAACCGCCCTACGGTGGCCGAGTGACCGAGCCGCCAGAGCCCCCTGCAGCCCGCGCAACCCCCTCCACCCCGGCTTCCCCCGCCCCCGCCTCCGCCCCCGCCGCCGAGCCGCCTCCCTCCGGGGGTGCCGAGGCCGGGGGCGCGTCCCGCAACGCCACCGGCCTCCGGTCGGTCACCGTCCGGGCGAGCCTGGCCGGGGCCGTGGTCTCAGCCCTGCTGATCCTCGCGATCGTGCTCGGCAGCCGCATGCTGCGGAACTTCGACTCGGCGCTCCTCCCGTACGCCGTCGCCACGGTCTTCCTCGCCTTCGGCGTCGCCTACCGCTACACCGTCTGGATCTCCGCCCCCGGCGCCCGACGCCTCTTCAAGCAGGGGTGGCGCAGCCTCTTCTCGTACGAGAACCTCCGCAGGGCCCCCACCGCCCTGCCGGAGATGATCGCCACCTACCTCGGCTTCCAGAAGTTCCTCGGCGCCCGGTCCCACGCGCGCTGGGCCGCCCACCAGCTGATCTTCTGGGGCTGCATCCTCGCCGCGTTGATCACCTTCCCGCTCACCTGGGGCTGGTTCACCTTCACCTCGGGCAGCGGATCGGGGCCCGGCTACGAGATGCGGATCTGGGGCTTCAAGATCCTCGGCTTCGACTCGCTCTCCCTACTCGGCTGGCTGATGTTCCACGGTCTCGACATCGCCGCCGTGCTCGTCATCCCCGGCGCCTCGTACTTCCTCTGGCGCCGGATGAAGGACCGCGGCGCCTCCACCGGCCAGCGCTTCGCCTACGACCTGGTGCCGCTGATCGCGCTGATCGTCATCTCCGTGACCGGGCTGCTGCTCACCTTCTCGTCGATCTTCCTGCACGGCGGCGGCTACCAGTTCCTGGCGATCCTCCACATGGCCTCGGTCGTCTTCACGCTCATCTACATCCCGTTCGGGAAGTTCTTCCACATCGTCCAGCGCCCGGCCGCGGTCGGGATGCAGTTGTTCAAGTACACCGGCCGCCAGGACGACAAGGTCTTCGCCTGCCGCCGCTGCGAGGAACCCATCGACACCGGCCCGTACGTCGAGAACCTGCGCGGCACCATGCGCGACCTCAGCCTCGACTTCGACGCCTGGGCCGAGTACTGCCCGCGCTGCAAGCGGGTGCTGCGCGGCAGTGCCTATCTCTCCCATGTGAAGAAGGGCTTCAAGTGACCGCGGAACCGCGAGCCGCCGCCGACCGCCGCACCTTCATCCCGCTCGACCCCTCCCTCGCCCCGCCCGGTACCCGCGCCTTCCGCGACGCCGGTGGCATCCCGGCCGACCAGTGGCACGCCGACCAGAACGGCGAGACGCTCGTCCCCACCCACTGCTGCTTCTGCGGCGTCCAGTGCGGGATGTATCTGCGGGTGGACCGCGGCGGCAAGGTCTTCGGCGTCGAACCCCGCAACCACGACATCAACCGGATGCGGCTCTGCCCCAAGGGCATCAACGCCTACCAGCAGGTCAACCACCCCGACCGGCTCACCGCCCCGCTCATGCGCCGCTCCCGCGACGAGGAGTTCCGCGAGGTCTCCTGGGACGAGGCGCTCGACTTCACCGTCTCCGAGATCGAGCGCATCCAGCGGACCTACGGCAACGACGCCTTCGGGCTCCTCGGCGGCGCCAGCCTCTTCTCCGAGAAGACGTATCTGGTGGGCAAGTTCGCCCGGGTCGCCCTCAAGTCCCGGCACGTCGACTACAACGGCCGCCTCTGCATGGTCAGCGCGGCCGGTGCCAACAAGCTGGCCTTCGGCATCGACCGGGCCGGCAACCCCTTCTCCGACATCCTCCTCACCGACTGCCTGCTCATCGCCGGTTCCAACGTGGGCGAGTGCTTCCCCGTGATGACCCAGTACGTCTGGGGAGCCCGGGACCGCGGGGCGAGCCTCATCGTCGTCGACCCGCGCGAGACCGCCATCGCCCGGACCGCCGACATCCACGTCGCCCTCAAGCCCGGCACCGACTCGGCCTTCTTCACCTCCGTACTGAACGTCGTCATCGCCGAAGGGCTCACCGACGAGCACTACCTCGCCACCCACGCCACCGGCTGGGAGGAGGTCAAGGCCAAGGCCGCCGAGTATCCGCCGTCCCGCGCCGCCGCCATCTGCGGCGTCTCCGCCGAGCAGATCGTCCAGGTCGCCCGCGCCTTCGCCCGCGCCCCGAAGGCCATGGCCTGGCACGCCCGGGGCATCGAGCACCACTCGCAGGGCGTCGAGAACTGCCTCTCCGTGATCAACCTGTGCACCGCCACCGGCCACATCGGCAAACCCGGTGCCGGATACGGAACCATCACCGGCCAGGGCAACGGGCAGGGCGGCCGCGAGCACGGCCAGAAGTCCGACCTCCTCCCGGGCGGACGCTCCATCACCAACCCCGAGCACCGCCGTCAGATCTGCGAGATCTGGGGCATCGAGGAGTCCGAACTCCCGCCCGCCGGAACCTCCATGATGGAGATGGTCTGGCAGATGCGGCGCCGCGAGATCCGCGGCCTGATCGGCATCTGCAACAACCCCTTCGTCTCCCTCCCCAACTACGGGGTGGTCAAGGAGGGGTACGACGCCACCGAGTTCCACGCCCAGTTCGACTTCTTCCTCTCCGAGACCGCCGCCGCCGCCGCCCACGTCGTCCTCCCTGTCACCACCTGGGCCGAGGACGAAGGGGTGATGGCCAACGCCGAGGCCCGGGTGGTCAAGCACAACAAGGCCCAGGACCCGCCCCCCGGCGTCCGCACCGACACCTGGGTCATGTGCGAACTCGCCCGCCGCCTCGGCGCCGGCGACAAATTCGCCTTCCCCGACTCCCGGGCGGTCTTCGAGGAACTCCGCACCGCCTCCGCCGGCACCGTCAACGACTACTACGGCATCACCTACGAACGGCTGGAGGAGACCGGCGGCATCGCCTGGCCCTGCCCCTCCACCGACCACCCCGGCACCCCGCGCCTCTTCGAGGACGGGAAGACCTACCACCCCGACGGGAAGATCCACCTCCAGGTCGTCGAGTGGCACCCGCCGATGGACCCGTACGACGACGAGTTCCCCATGTCGCTCACCACCGGCCGGACCGTGGCCCACTTCCTCTCCGGCAACCAGACCCGCAGGCTCGGCGCCCTCGTGGAGCAGACCCCGCGCCCCTGGGCCGAGATCCACCCCTCCCACGGCTTCCGCAACGGCGAGCCCGTACGGATCGTGACCCGGCGCGGCAGCGAGGTCTTCCCCGCCCTGGTCACCGAGGCGATCCGCCCCGACACCGTCTTCGTCCCCTACCACTGGCCCGTCCCCACCGCGGCCAACGCCCTCACCATCGACGCGCTCGACCCCCGCTCCAAGATCCCCGAGTACAAGGTGTGCGCCTGCCGCATCGAG is a genomic window containing:
- a CDS encoding molybdopterin oxidoreductase family protein produces the protein MTAEPRAAADRRTFIPLDPSLAPPGTRAFRDAGGIPADQWHADQNGETLVPTHCCFCGVQCGMYLRVDRGGKVFGVEPRNHDINRMRLCPKGINAYQQVNHPDRLTAPLMRRSRDEEFREVSWDEALDFTVSEIERIQRTYGNDAFGLLGGASLFSEKTYLVGKFARVALKSRHVDYNGRLCMVSAAGANKLAFGIDRAGNPFSDILLTDCLLIAGSNVGECFPVMTQYVWGARDRGASLIVVDPRETAIARTADIHVALKPGTDSAFFTSVLNVVIAEGLTDEHYLATHATGWEEVKAKAAEYPPSRAAAICGVSAEQIVQVARAFARAPKAMAWHARGIEHHSQGVENCLSVINLCTATGHIGKPGAGYGTITGQGNGQGGREHGQKSDLLPGGRSITNPEHRRQICEIWGIEESELPPAGTSMMEMVWQMRRREIRGLIGICNNPFVSLPNYGVVKEGYDATEFHAQFDFFLSETAAAAAHVVLPVTTWAEDEGVMANAEARVVKHNKAQDPPPGVRTDTWVMCELARRLGAGDKFAFPDSRAVFEELRTASAGTVNDYYGITYERLEETGGIAWPCPSTDHPGTPRLFEDGKTYHPDGKIHLQVVEWHPPMDPYDDEFPMSLTTGRTVAHFLSGNQTRRLGALVEQTPRPWAEIHPSHGFRNGEPVRIVTRRGSEVFPALVTEAIRPDTVFVPYHWPVPTAANALTIDALDPRSKIPEYKVCACRIEHADRIDEVPAPPVAPGHVAYPETQVSRTDPLPPTSPQGRGTSERS
- a CDS encoding MFS transporter, with protein sequence MTEPPEPPAARATPSTPASPAPASAPAAEPPPSGGAEAGGASRNATGLRSVTVRASLAGAVVSALLILAIVLGSRMLRNFDSALLPYAVATVFLAFGVAYRYTVWISAPGARRLFKQGWRSLFSYENLRRAPTALPEMIATYLGFQKFLGARSHARWAAHQLIFWGCILAALITFPLTWGWFTFTSGSGSGPGYEMRIWGFKILGFDSLSLLGWLMFHGLDIAAVLVIPGASYFLWRRMKDRGASTGQRFAYDLVPLIALIVISVTGLLLTFSSIFLHGGGYQFLAILHMASVVFTLIYIPFGKFFHIVQRPAAVGMQLFKYTGRQDDKVFACRRCEEPIDTGPYVENLRGTMRDLSLDFDAWAEYCPRCKRVLRGSAYLSHVKKGFK